In Glandiceps talaboti chromosome 16, keGlaTala1.1, whole genome shotgun sequence, a single window of DNA contains:
- the LOC144447756 gene encoding signal transducer and activator of transcription 5B-like isoform X1 gives MALWSRAQHLQGDNLKQIQAIYGVHFPIEIRHHCADWIESQGWHNVDVNNPNDEAEAKRLLEGLLNCISQKSTDVDFITNMKLNDLYLQMKQQYDANPFNLVRIVQHCLDNERHLVDMEEGGVQQVQSMQATGQNDLFRELATVFDKLRQMTTETESDLQNMQQKQEMFVFQYQESLKLQSQLKQLQTQYPINDPTRQTTEKQLTARKKEVDTVLQTEAQQLLKNRIDLAEKHQQTFNILEELLNSTLEDQLVQWKRRQQLAGIGGPPEGSLDQIQQWCENLAELIWQNRQQIKKIDLLRQQLPMKCPGPDLLPQLHNTITSLLSTLVTSTFIIEKQPPQVLKKDTKFSAAVRLLVGGKLNVHMSPPQVKASIISENQAKALLHNENANVNDTSGDILNNCGVMEYHKDSGVLSVNFRNMSLKKIKREEGKGHEAVTEKKFTILFQSEFSVAGRELIFQVRTLSLPVVVIVHGNQESNASATILWDNAFAEPGRVPFVVQDKVPWQQLAGALNTKFSNACGRQLTQQNLQYLAVKAFDSHNVTEGLDSMSATWSMFNRENLPNRTFTFWKWFHGIMELTKKYLRGPWQEGFIIGFVSKTQAQELLLSKPNGTFLLRYSDGSIGGVTIAWVAQDVNTGERQVWNLQPFTTDQFNIRSLADRILDLPQLVTLFPDVPKEAAFSKFKKPLEAEQPGIKDGYVPTGLVSTINLPPGMGDGGPMSPPTPRGMEQPLSPASTIGNPGSVQSTDTTMTDMNSTANAEGELTQLTADDISVLANISFTDDFGIEGTEDFEAIMAEDVENLISRAVGGQPLP, from the exons ATGGCTCTGTGGTCAAGAGCACAGCATCTTCAAGGAGATAACTTGAAGCAGATACAGGCTATCTATGGCGTTCATTTTCCAATTGAAATCAGGCACCATTGTGCAGATTGGATAGAGTCTCAGGGTTG GCATAATGTAGATGTAAACAACCCAAATGATGAAGCAGAGGCCAAACGTCTGTTGGAAGGGTTACTCAACTGTATCAGTCAGAAGAGCACTGATGTTGATTTCATAACAAACATGAAATTAAATGACTTATATCTGCAAATGAAG CAACAGTATGATGCAAATCCATTTAATTTGGTCAGAATTGTGCAGCATTGTTTGGATAATGAGAGACACCTTGTTGATATGGAAGAAGGG GGTGTTCAGCAAGTGCAGTCCATGCAGGCAACTGGCCAGAACGACCTTTTCAGAGAACTAGCCACAGTATTTGATAAACTTCGCCAGATGACAACG GAGACCGAGAGTGATTTGCAGAATATGCAACAGAAGcaagaaatgtttgtttttcagtatCAAGAAAGTTTAAAACTTCAAA GTCAACTCAAACAACTACAGACTCAGTACCCAATCAATGATCCAACCAGACAAACAACAGAGAAACAATTAACAGCTAGGAAGAAAGAAGTTGATACAGTACTACAAACTGAGGCACAACAACTCTTGAAGAACAgaatt GATTTAGCAGAAAAACACCAACAAACTTTTAACATTTTGGAGGAATTACTGAATAGTACCTTAGAAGACCAATTAGTACAATGGAAGAGGAGACAACAACTGGCTGGCATTGGTGGACCTCCAGAGGGCAGTCTTGATCAGATACAGCAATG GTGTGAGAACCTTGCTGAACTGATCTGGCAAAACAGACAACAAATCAAAAAGATAGATTTACTGCGTCAACAGTTACCAATGAAATGTCCAGGACCAGACCTACTGCCACAACTTCACAACACCATTACTTCACTGCTTTCAACATTAGTTACAAG TACATTTATTATTGAAAAACAACCACCACAAGTCCTTAAGAAAGATACCAAATTCAGTGCTGCTGTCAG ATTATTGGTTGGTGGTAAACTCAATGTCCACATGAGTCCTCCTCAAGTTAAAGCATCCATTATCAG TGAAAACCAAGCCAAAGCTCTCCTCCATAATGAAAATGCCAATGTCAA CGACACAAGTGGAGATATTCTAAACAACTGTGGTGTTATGGAGTACCATAAAGACAGTGGGGTACTAAGTGTTAATTTCAGAAACATG TCCTTGAAGAAGATCAAGAGAGAAGAGGGCAAAGGTCATGAG GCTGTGACCGAGAAGAAGTTTACCATATTATTCCAGTCTGAATTTAGTGTTGCTGGCAGAGAACTTATCTTTCAAGTCAGG ACACTGTCCCTACCAGTGGTTGTCATTGTCCATGGCAACCAAGAATCCAATGCATCTGCCACCATCCTGTGGGACAATGCATTTGCTGAACCA GGTCGTGTACCATTTGTTGTTCAAGACAAGGTTCCATGGCAACAGTTAGCTGGAGCGTTAAATACCAAGTTTTCAAATGCCTGTGGCAGACAGCTAACACAACAGAATCTGCAATATTTGGCTGTCAAAGCATTTGATAGTCATAACGTCACAGAAGGGTTGGACTCTATGTCAGCAACATGGAGTATGTTCAACAGAGAAAACCTTCCTAACAGGACTTTCACATTTTGGAAGTGGTTTCATGGTATCATGGAATTAACCAAGAAATATCTTAGAGGACCATGGCAGGAAGG TTTCATCATTGGGTTTGTAAGTAAGACACAAGCACAGGAGTTATTATTATCTAAACCAAATGGTACCTTCTTACTACGATATAGTGATGGTTCCATTGGTGGTGTCACCATTGCATGGGTTGCTCAAGATGTTAACACAG GAGAACGCCAAGTGTGGAATCTTCAGCCTTTCACCACAGATCAGTTCAACATTAGATCACTTGCAGATAGAATCCTAGACCTGCCACAGTTAGTTACTCTCTTTCCAGATGTACCAAAAGAGGCAGCATTCAGTAAATTTAAGAAACCCTTGGAAG CTGAACAGCCAGGCATTAAGGATGGTTATGTTCCTACAGGCCTAGTCAGCACTATAAACCTGCCACCTGG TATGGGTGATGGTGGGCCCATGAGTCCACCTACTCCTAGAGGTATGGAACAACCATTGTCACCAGCATCAACCATTGGAAATCCAGGCTCAGTTCAAAGTACAGACacaacaatgacagacatgaataG CACAGCTAATGCTGAAGGAGAACTGACTCAACTCACAGCCGATGACATCAGTGTGCTAGCTAATATCTCATTCACCGATGACTTTGGTATTGAAGGCACTGAAGATTTCGAAGCCATTATGGCTGAGGACGTGGAGAATTTGATCAGCCGTGCCGTTGGAGGACAACCTTTGCCATAA
- the LOC144447756 gene encoding signal transducer and activator of transcription 5B-like isoform X2: MALWSRAQHLQGDNLKQIQAIYGVHFPIEIRHHCADWIESQGWHNVDVNNPNDEAEAKRLLEGLLNCISQKSTDVDFITNMKLNDLYLQMKQQYDANPFNLVRIVQHCLDNERHLVDMEEGGVQQVQSMQATGQNDLFRELATVFDKLRQMTTETESDLQNMQQKQEMFVFQYQESLKLQSQLKQLQTQYPINDPTRQTTEKQLTARKKEVDTVLQTEAQQLLKNRIDLAEKHQQTFNILEELLNSTLEDQLVQWKRRQQLAGIGGPPEGSLDQIQQWCENLAELIWQNRQQIKKIDLLRQQLPMKCPGPDLLPQLHNTITSLLSTLVTSTFIIEKQPPQVLKKDTKFSAAVRLLVGGKLNVHMSPPQVKASIISENQAKALLHNENANVNDTSGDILNNCGVMEYHKDSGVLSVNFRNMSLKKIKREEGKGHEAVTEKKFTILFQSEFSVAGRELIFQVRTLSLPVVVIVHGNQESNASATILWDNAFAEPGRVPFVVQDKVPWQQLAGALNTKFSNACGRQLTQQNLQYLAVKAFDSHNVTEGLDSMSATWSMFNRENLPNRTFTFWKWFHGIMELTKKYLRGPWQEGFIIGFVSKTQAQELLLSKPNGTFLLRYSDGSIGGVTIAWVAQDVNTGERQVWNLQPFTTDQFNIRSLADRILDLPQLVTLFPDVPKEAAFSKFKKPLEAEQPGIKDGYVPTGLVSTINLPPGMGDGGPMSPPTPRGMEQPLSPASTIGNPGSVQSTDTTMTDMNS, encoded by the exons ATGGCTCTGTGGTCAAGAGCACAGCATCTTCAAGGAGATAACTTGAAGCAGATACAGGCTATCTATGGCGTTCATTTTCCAATTGAAATCAGGCACCATTGTGCAGATTGGATAGAGTCTCAGGGTTG GCATAATGTAGATGTAAACAACCCAAATGATGAAGCAGAGGCCAAACGTCTGTTGGAAGGGTTACTCAACTGTATCAGTCAGAAGAGCACTGATGTTGATTTCATAACAAACATGAAATTAAATGACTTATATCTGCAAATGAAG CAACAGTATGATGCAAATCCATTTAATTTGGTCAGAATTGTGCAGCATTGTTTGGATAATGAGAGACACCTTGTTGATATGGAAGAAGGG GGTGTTCAGCAAGTGCAGTCCATGCAGGCAACTGGCCAGAACGACCTTTTCAGAGAACTAGCCACAGTATTTGATAAACTTCGCCAGATGACAACG GAGACCGAGAGTGATTTGCAGAATATGCAACAGAAGcaagaaatgtttgtttttcagtatCAAGAAAGTTTAAAACTTCAAA GTCAACTCAAACAACTACAGACTCAGTACCCAATCAATGATCCAACCAGACAAACAACAGAGAAACAATTAACAGCTAGGAAGAAAGAAGTTGATACAGTACTACAAACTGAGGCACAACAACTCTTGAAGAACAgaatt GATTTAGCAGAAAAACACCAACAAACTTTTAACATTTTGGAGGAATTACTGAATAGTACCTTAGAAGACCAATTAGTACAATGGAAGAGGAGACAACAACTGGCTGGCATTGGTGGACCTCCAGAGGGCAGTCTTGATCAGATACAGCAATG GTGTGAGAACCTTGCTGAACTGATCTGGCAAAACAGACAACAAATCAAAAAGATAGATTTACTGCGTCAACAGTTACCAATGAAATGTCCAGGACCAGACCTACTGCCACAACTTCACAACACCATTACTTCACTGCTTTCAACATTAGTTACAAG TACATTTATTATTGAAAAACAACCACCACAAGTCCTTAAGAAAGATACCAAATTCAGTGCTGCTGTCAG ATTATTGGTTGGTGGTAAACTCAATGTCCACATGAGTCCTCCTCAAGTTAAAGCATCCATTATCAG TGAAAACCAAGCCAAAGCTCTCCTCCATAATGAAAATGCCAATGTCAA CGACACAAGTGGAGATATTCTAAACAACTGTGGTGTTATGGAGTACCATAAAGACAGTGGGGTACTAAGTGTTAATTTCAGAAACATG TCCTTGAAGAAGATCAAGAGAGAAGAGGGCAAAGGTCATGAG GCTGTGACCGAGAAGAAGTTTACCATATTATTCCAGTCTGAATTTAGTGTTGCTGGCAGAGAACTTATCTTTCAAGTCAGG ACACTGTCCCTACCAGTGGTTGTCATTGTCCATGGCAACCAAGAATCCAATGCATCTGCCACCATCCTGTGGGACAATGCATTTGCTGAACCA GGTCGTGTACCATTTGTTGTTCAAGACAAGGTTCCATGGCAACAGTTAGCTGGAGCGTTAAATACCAAGTTTTCAAATGCCTGTGGCAGACAGCTAACACAACAGAATCTGCAATATTTGGCTGTCAAAGCATTTGATAGTCATAACGTCACAGAAGGGTTGGACTCTATGTCAGCAACATGGAGTATGTTCAACAGAGAAAACCTTCCTAACAGGACTTTCACATTTTGGAAGTGGTTTCATGGTATCATGGAATTAACCAAGAAATATCTTAGAGGACCATGGCAGGAAGG TTTCATCATTGGGTTTGTAAGTAAGACACAAGCACAGGAGTTATTATTATCTAAACCAAATGGTACCTTCTTACTACGATATAGTGATGGTTCCATTGGTGGTGTCACCATTGCATGGGTTGCTCAAGATGTTAACACAG GAGAACGCCAAGTGTGGAATCTTCAGCCTTTCACCACAGATCAGTTCAACATTAGATCACTTGCAGATAGAATCCTAGACCTGCCACAGTTAGTTACTCTCTTTCCAGATGTACCAAAAGAGGCAGCATTCAGTAAATTTAAGAAACCCTTGGAAG CTGAACAGCCAGGCATTAAGGATGGTTATGTTCCTACAGGCCTAGTCAGCACTATAAACCTGCCACCTGG TATGGGTGATGGTGGGCCCATGAGTCCACCTACTCCTAGAGGTATGGAACAACCATTGTCACCAGCATCAACCATTGGAAATCCAGGCTCAGTTCAAAGTACAGACacaacaatgacagacatgaataG CTAA